In Phaseolus vulgaris cultivar G19833 chromosome 7, P. vulgaris v2.0, whole genome shotgun sequence, the genomic stretch ACTTGGCAGCAGCAGAAGAAATGAGTACCTAAAATATTGAGTTAGTGGTTAGAACTTGAGACTAACTATGGACGGTCTAGTTCAGCTGCAGAAGCAACTTGTTGATTACACTGCTTCCCTATTTCATGAGGTAAGTAACTATGCTATGCAATTGCCACTTAACATTACAGTGGAAATATAGCTAGAAAAGGAAGGTTCATGAGCTATGTTTATTGGGTTATCTGCTTTCTGTTTTTCCTTGTTATTTCTCACTGTGGTGCTgtctttgtttttcttcaaaaaGGGTTTTCTAGATGAACAATTTAACCAGCTTCAGCAACTTCAAGATGAAAGTAACCCAGATTTTGTGGTTGAAGTGGTCACTCTCTTTTTTGAAGACGCGGAGAGGCTTCTTAATGAGCTCACAAAAACACTGTAAGGGCACTGCAATTTCCTGTTTTGTTGTACATCTTTAGACCAAGTAATCATGTCTCTTTGGGAACCTCTTTCCCAACTCCACACTTCAATAATGTTGATTCATTCGTCTCAAACAGAGGCCAGCCCAGCACTGATTTTAAAAAGTTGGATGCTCTTGTTCACCAGTTGAAGGGTAGCAGCTCCAGGTAATTTTGTTCACAGGgaactttttctcaaaacaaacTATGTTGGTAATGTTGGCCTTGATTTCTTAAGTTGGTGGAAGTTGTATTGTATCCACCTGCTGTCACTAGAAATACTACATTCTTAGTCCCTGTTGAATTATTTTTGCCAAGAACATGTAGCATAGTGGCATGGCCCTCATCTTTGTTAGAGCCTATATTCTGGATGATACACTTCCATTTGTCGTACCTCACTGCTTGGTGTTTATAAAAGTATCTTAAATTTGATGAAGTTATTGGAAATGCAGCATTGGAGCACATAGAGTTCACAGAGTCTGCATTTCCTTCCGAAACTCTTGCGAGGAGCAAAACGTTGAAGGGTAAGGTTCTTCACAATTCCATATCAAAATACACTTCACTTATGTGGGGTGTTTGTGTGTGGTTTGATATACTTTTTTCTGTGGTAAAAGAATAATCTTCATATGCTAATGCGAAATAAAATCTTGGTTTCAGGTGTCTTAAAAACTTGCAACAAGTGACACAAGAGTACTACTTGGTGAAAAGCAGGCTTGAAGCTCTGTTCAAGGTAAGGGCATGAGATTCTAGTCTAGTGCTTTCTATAAAATCCCGAGAAGAGTTAAAA encodes the following:
- the LOC137829857 gene encoding histidine-containing phosphotransfer protein 1-like, which gives rise to MDGLVQLQKQLVDYTASLFHEGFLDEQFNQLQQLQDESNPDFVVEVVTLFFEDAERLLNELTKTLGQPSTDFKKLDALVHQLKGSSSSIGAHRVHRVCISFRNSCEEQNVEGCLKNLQQVTQEYYLVKSRLEALFKMEQQILAAGG